The genomic DNA GTGGGTTGCCGAATCGCGCGAGAACGTTGCCGGTTGTTGGCGTGGAAGGTTTGTGCCATTGAGCGAATGCGAACGTGAAACGGGTTTTACCGAACGGGCAGCAACAGCATACGGTTCGATCGTTCGAGAGCTTAATCAGGTGGATGCAGGTTGCAAAACGCACTTGCACAAGACAAGTAAGGAATCAGCTAAAATATCAATCATTTAATATGTCCGATAGAATGTTTTGCGAATGGTCGGTTGGTGGATTAAAGGGCATGTGATATAATACGGAGTGAATAGTGAAAAAAATTCTGAAGCTTTTAAGGAACATCTAGTGATGAAATTTTAaagttaaataataaataaaaatgaatgtttCAATTCCAATACCTTTGatcaaaattattatttgacacaaattataaaaaatcaagagaatttattatttatgtgtGCTAAACTTAGCCATTCTTTGGATGGTTATCAACATAAAACCCCTAGCATAAAATAGTTCATTATTCTATCCTTTTCAAaccataaaataaataactatTCCCCGAAACGAAACACGCGTCACAATTCGCGTCCACGACTGTTACCGACCGTTTGAACAAGCGCCTAACATTATGCAATTTGATGCTTTTGTAAGATCGCTGACCAAATGGCTTCTGCAATCCATCGCCCACCAGAATGGACATAATAAACCATCCTTCAAAACTTTCAAATCGTTTTATCACCCCTTTTCTTCGCAAAAGTCACGAAAGGTTGCGCAAATTCTACACCATCTCAAATTAGCACGTGAGCGAACGTGCACGTGGCTTTTCCCAGTAGACGCAAATCTTTGACTCGCGGTTTCGGGGAAAAGGTTAGCTAAACTGCTTTTCCAGGGATGACGAACCAAAATAGTACCCCTTTCACCAAACATTGAAAACTTGAACTGTCGAAGCCATATTATACGGGGCATTAGTGTAGAGCATTTGTTACATTACATCTTCCCCACTTTGGAATGCATCTCGTCGTACCTCGCCGAGCCGTTTATGAGTTTATGGCTTGTTGGTGAGCTGAAATTACTCACACCGTTCACATTCGTTTGCAATGACCCGTTCAGGGAACAGGGAACAGGATTATTTTACCGGGTGCCAGAGCACATTCCGACGCATTGTTGTTTCTTCATTTCCAAACACGATTTATACCCTTTGACACGATTCTAGGAAATTTCTCGATGAAAGGAACCGTTTCGTTTTCTTAAGCGAACAATAAACGGTTGTAAGCTTTCCTTTACGCGAGCAAGTCAAGCGTCGCAGAAAAAAGGTCATTTAGTGTGTAGTTATATTGTAAGGGGCTTAAAGCAAAATTACATCAACTAAGAAGTTGCTAGTTATTTATCATAAGTAAAAggaattgtttatttatctaaGTCATTTATTTGTCCAATTCGAAAAATATtgtattttttccattttttttttcctacagaTTGAATCATTacaattcatttaaaattcaatcaattacatttatttcaattctaccttttttttaaaatttgctaATGTTAATCTTACACCGTTcgcttattttatttcttcttaaCTTACGTTTagtaaataattttcattcatttggtTTTCGTTTCTCTTTTCAAAGCTTAACGGCCAACAGTAACAACGGATCCATTGATCCATTTGCTCTCATTGTAATCACATTCACAAAATGTAATCGCCCCATCCCAATAGGCCATCCCAATTTGATTCGATTCTGTATCGCTAACAGGTTCATAGCTAATGTTGTGTTTTAATAGTATTATATTTAGTTGCTCTTCTTCCGTTACTCTAAAATGTGAACATCTGGCTTACCATTAAACGGCATTTGTAAGAAATGCCACATGATCTACTTGACTCTCAACTGTAACATTACGTCACTATCTCGCTCGCTTGCGTTCATGTTTGTTTGGTGGGTTTGAATTATAGTTACCTTCGCTCGTGTCTTGAGTGTCGTTTCCAAAAGCTCGTCGTTAGTTACAATTGCATTGATTtcgaattttaaataaattaatctgAGTGGAAAAGTAAAGTTACGTTAACTCTAATACAAAACAACTACTGCACGCTCGCATCGCTCACTAAAAGTGGGCTCATTCCTTTAGCGAGCGATGTGAaaattacagggtttctcggGTCATTTATGAATGTCAACAGCAATTTTGATTTCTACAAAGGTTTGTTACAAAATTCGATGAATATTTTACATTTGTGATTCAAAATTACATTTTTGTGGCGttctttttcaaaaataatccaaaatcGATCGGCTTGTTTAAACATTTCAGTGTTTCTCAAGCCAGATGAAGGTCAACTTCATCTCAAAAAATTCATTCATATGAAATCagttgaaattaaatgaaggaaaaaaaatcaaacactcAGGCATTCAAAATGGTATTGcatataagaaaaaaaaaacggataaaCTTATATCGAAGCGATTTACATAAAATATACCATTTTGATAAATTagtttatttaaaaagaaaaacttcagCTACTTTCTACCCCAATTGTTagcatttttcacattttcagCATACCTCACCCAAGAATtactttttaaatgttttcggGCAACTTTTCAACTTATTATTTATACCTGGAGTGTCAGAAgcgattttgatttttttaattgctcAAGTGACAACGGGAAATTCGCACTAAGCAAAATCACCCAAGAAAAATCATTatatcatttttcttttcggcaAAGCAACCGAAAAGTtcattatttgaaaaataaataattcctTTCCAATAGCTTGAGAAACACTGGACAAGGTAAACAAGCCGCAGGAGAACTGTTGAAATGCAACGCCACAGTGTTGAAATAGAACGTCACATGAACGAAATATACGTCAGATCTTAACATAACCCAGtgttaaaaaggaaaacaagctgctgtccgttAAAACCGCTCCTTTATCTATAACGATACAGTTCTTATCGGGACGTTTCTTCGTTTCAATTTGGTCCATCGCGGAGAGGAACATTGGTGTGCCTAcagtttctgtccacacttgCCACTTACAGTCgtaatgaattaaaaacataACCACACCTCCACACCTACTTAACTGCTCAGTTCGTACAGCGTGTGCTCTCGTTCACCGTTCACCGTTCAATCGTATCACGTGCGCTTTTATAGTAAATTGGACCgaaaatttttcgattttatcaGTATCGATTTTCCACTATTAATCACAGATAGTTCAAAGTCGGGACGCACGAACCGGGAACCGGCGTACCCGGCACCGCTCCGTTCGCGCCCCCGTTCCTCATCGTTCATCTCGTTCAGCACCGTTTGGTCCAGGGGCGAACGGCTGGTTACCTTGCCCGGATGCGAGCTGCTCGACACGTCCACCACCGCCAACGGTGCGGTCGGTTTCACTAGGCTAATTTTGAAGCGGTTTTTCTTGCGACAGAAATCGAAACTACACTCCACCATGTCACGGCTGCTCTTGGTCAGCTCGCGCTGCATCGTGGTAGTGTTTTGGTCCGCCGTTGGCACGCCGCCCTTGTTACGCACCCGGGTAAACGCTGCCCGGAACTGTGTGTTCATGCCGACGTAGATGATCGGGTTGTAGCAGATGCTCGATTTCGCGATGAGTGCCGGCAAAACGGCCAACCCGGGCCCAATAAGTTCCGGTGGTCCGAACTGTTCGATCAGCGCAAAGATGGCGTACGGTGTCCATGCGACCATGAACGCGACGATCATCACCGCCACCATGGAGGTGACCCGCTGTTCGGCACGGTTTATTCGCCCAACGCGGGCTGAGTTCTGGGGCAAAATGGTTTGAAATTATATTTGAAGTGTGGTTAGAGTGCTGTTTCACCGCACCGGTGAAAACCCTGTGGCTTGTTAAACATTAAACTTACCCTTCGCATGTTGACGATGATGTTGGTGTAACTGTAGACAATGACTATCAACGGGACGACTAGCCCAAACACGAACAGAAAAATGATGTACGTGGTGGCGTTCTTCGTTTGCGATTCCCAATTCACCGAACAGCTGGATCGTCAGTGGAGCCATGAAAGAAAAGTAGAATTTAAATGCAGTTGGGCGAAGAGGAAGTGCTcatcaaaatttaattttatgaaGAACCTGGAAGTTTGACGCACAgcatttttttagtttttgtaaTCTTATTTTATATATAAAATTAACAG from Anopheles stephensi strain Indian chromosome 2, UCI_ANSTEP_V1.0, whole genome shotgun sequence includes the following:
- the LOC118508340 gene encoding vertebrate ancient opsin-like, translating into MNDAPNDVASSVADYEDLMAPWAYNAAAITLFFIGFFGFFLNLFVIALMSKDMQLWTPMNIILFNLVCSDFSVSIIGNPLTLTSAISHRWIFGRTLCVAYGFFMSLLGITSITTLTVLSYERYCLISRPFSSRNLSRKGAFLAIFFIWGYSFALTSHPLFGWGAYVQEAANISCSVNWESQTKNATTYIIFLFVFGLVVPLIVIVYSYTNIIVNMRRNSARVGRINRAEQRVTSMVAVMIVAFMVAWTPYAIFALIEQFGPPELIGPGLAVLPALIAKSSICYNPIIYVGMNTQFRAAFTRVRNKGGVPTADQNTTTMQRELTKSSRDMVECSFDFCRKKNRFKISLVKPTAPLAVVDVSSSSHPGKVTSRSPLDQTVLNEMNDEERGRERSGAGYAGSRFVRPDFELSVINSGKSILIKSKNFRSNLL